In Kitasatospora sp. NA04385, a single genomic region encodes these proteins:
- a CDS encoding MFS transporter, with product MYLATTGRRPDAPSRPAGTGRRVPGTVLALGAVSLVTDVSSEMVSAVLPLYLVLGLGLSPLQFGFLDGLFNGATALVRLLGGRLADRGGGRHKHIAGAGYLLSALSRLGLLLAGGAATGIAAALAADRLGKGVRTAPRDAMISLSTPPADLGRAFGVHRAMDTTGALLGPLAAFAVLRATADAYDAVFVVSFATGLLGVLVMVLFVRDGTADPAAPRPRTDRPTVRALLRDPALRRITGAAALLGAATVGDSFLYLLLQRLLDLPAEVFPLLPLGSAACYLLLAVPAGRLADRTGRRAPFLAGHLALLAGYLVLLAPAGRATVVLVLVLLGVFYAATDGVLMALAGPLLPATGRAGALAVVQTGQALARLAGAAGFGAAWTWWGPRPALAAAALALAAALLAARRILPEGKAA from the coding sequence ATGTACCTGGCCACCACCGGCCGCCGCCCGGACGCGCCGTCCCGCCCCGCCGGGACGGGACGGCGCGTCCCCGGCACCGTCCTCGCGCTCGGAGCGGTCAGCCTGGTCACCGACGTCTCCTCGGAGATGGTCAGCGCCGTGCTGCCGCTCTACCTGGTGCTCGGCCTCGGCCTGTCACCCCTCCAGTTCGGCTTCCTCGACGGCCTGTTCAACGGCGCCACCGCACTCGTCCGGCTGCTCGGCGGACGGCTCGCCGACCGCGGCGGCGGCCGGCACAAGCACATCGCCGGAGCCGGCTACCTGCTCTCCGCACTCTCCCGGCTCGGACTGCTGCTGGCCGGCGGCGCCGCCACCGGCATCGCCGCCGCCCTCGCCGCCGACCGGCTCGGCAAGGGCGTCCGCACCGCCCCCCGGGACGCGATGATCTCGCTCAGCACGCCCCCCGCCGACCTCGGCCGCGCCTTCGGCGTGCACCGCGCCATGGACACCACCGGCGCCCTGCTCGGCCCGCTGGCCGCCTTCGCCGTGCTCCGGGCCACCGCCGACGCCTACGACGCCGTCTTCGTGGTCTCCTTCGCCACCGGACTGCTCGGCGTCCTGGTCATGGTGCTGTTCGTCCGCGACGGCACCGCCGACCCGGCCGCCCCCCGGCCCCGCACTGACCGCCCGACCGTCCGCGCCCTGCTGCGCGACCCCGCACTGCGGCGGATCACCGGCGCCGCCGCGCTGCTCGGCGCCGCCACCGTCGGCGACTCCTTCCTCTACCTGCTGCTGCAACGGCTGCTCGACCTGCCCGCCGAGGTCTTCCCGCTGCTGCCGCTCGGCTCCGCCGCCTGCTACCTGCTGCTCGCCGTCCCCGCCGGACGGCTCGCCGACCGCACCGGTCGCCGCGCCCCGTTCCTCGCCGGGCACCTCGCCCTGCTGGCCGGCTACCTCGTCCTGCTCGCCCCGGCGGGCCGGGCCACCGTCGTCCTGGTGCTCGTCCTGCTCGGCGTCTTCTACGCCGCGACCGACGGCGTCCTGATGGCCCTGGCCGGACCGCTGCTGCCCGCCACCGGCCGGGCCGGTGCCCTCGCCGTCGTCCAGACCGGACAGGCCCTGGCCCGCCTCGCCGGCGCCGCGGGCTTCGGCGCCGCCTGGACCTGGTGGGGCCCCCGCCCCGCCCTCGCCGCCGCCGCGCTCGCCCTGGCCGCCGCGCTGCTCGCGGCCCGGCGCATCCTGCCCGAAGGGAAGGCCGCATGA